The Streptomyces sp. NBC_01268 genome window below encodes:
- a CDS encoding protein kinase domain-containing protein — MGQVLGALREGAPRRIGPYEVLARLGAGGMGEVFLARLDASGEFFAVKTVRRDFAGDPAFRDRFRREIRVAGLVRSAHAAAPVGGDADAEVPWLATAYVAGPSLSQAVRRSGPLPVPAVRALGARLARALADLHAAGVLHRDLKPGNVMLAVDGPRLIDFGIARAHGATTMTATGLMVGTPAFMSPEHVAGARKVTAASDVFCLGSLLCYAATGEDPFGDGPVAAVLYRVSQAEADLERLPEELREVVAACLSADPAARPTPEALVELLGGERQAPPWPVPVREHIGEYGTELAQLVAAGGPLLELPATAPVVTSGPPGLHFAPTVAPTGPTVAPAPPKRRRRALLAAAVALAVLGGGLGAYVLWPEPKGPRKPVAAGPKAPAAGPRVPGVDDQGLVDASGVVPQNAAQRPAGWKPWRAKLKAPAFGCSGNERVLVCRTTNGTFEALDPADGKRLWEARPNVKDAPQMSYVGPTGGVFIAQEAARPLVHDGLVVLAYGERVQVRDARTGAVRWEKDAWAQQGEGSRPVVADGMLFVAAPTEKGQENYTDHVSLYAYSLADGRRLWTKTLTNSGLARSDFRDFEPVAYAQGLLYALSDGGIIAYEAKTGAVRGQVDDDARTCEEIKVFGAYAYCVDVSHSDGTSTHAHLLDSATLASVKTLPASFTDQKPAVVTERTAVGLDGEKGGLRIFDPRDGKELGAYPAKPAPAGLSQAWSAPLLAGDQVVYADYASLYTVRLGKDGKPAGLKVTPVPGAPGPRVEEDGYDPNWGNTFDKMLRAPQALPVGGIAYLVYDKGDVASVALPR, encoded by the coding sequence GCCTCCGGAGAGTTCTTCGCCGTCAAGACCGTACGGCGCGACTTCGCGGGCGACCCCGCCTTCCGTGACCGCTTCCGCCGCGAGATCCGGGTCGCCGGCCTCGTCCGGAGCGCGCACGCCGCCGCGCCCGTCGGTGGGGACGCCGACGCCGAGGTGCCGTGGCTGGCCACCGCGTACGTCGCGGGCCCCAGCCTCTCCCAGGCCGTGCGCCGCTCCGGCCCGCTGCCCGTCCCGGCCGTCCGGGCGCTCGGTGCGCGCCTCGCCCGGGCCCTCGCCGACCTGCACGCGGCCGGGGTGCTCCACCGCGACCTCAAGCCGGGCAACGTCATGCTCGCCGTCGACGGCCCGCGCCTGATCGACTTCGGCATCGCCCGCGCGCACGGCGCCACCACCATGACCGCGACCGGCCTCATGGTCGGCACTCCCGCCTTCATGTCGCCCGAGCACGTCGCCGGCGCCCGCAAGGTGACCGCGGCCTCGGACGTCTTCTGCCTCGGCTCGCTGCTCTGCTACGCGGCGACCGGCGAGGACCCCTTCGGCGACGGTCCCGTCGCGGCCGTCCTCTACCGCGTCTCGCAGGCCGAGGCCGATCTGGAGCGGCTGCCCGAGGAGCTGCGGGAGGTCGTCGCCGCCTGCCTGTCGGCGGACCCCGCGGCCCGGCCCACGCCGGAGGCCCTCGTCGAGCTCCTCGGCGGCGAGCGGCAGGCGCCGCCGTGGCCGGTGCCGGTCCGCGAGCACATCGGCGAGTACGGCACGGAGCTCGCCCAGCTCGTCGCCGCGGGCGGCCCCCTCCTGGAGCTCCCTGCGACGGCTCCCGTCGTCACCTCGGGGCCGCCGGGACTGCACTTCGCCCCCACCGTCGCGCCCACCGGCCCGACCGTCGCCCCGGCGCCCCCGAAGCGGCGCCGCCGGGCGCTGCTCGCGGCCGCGGTGGCCCTCGCCGTCCTGGGCGGCGGCCTCGGCGCGTACGTCCTGTGGCCGGAGCCGAAGGGGCCGCGGAAGCCGGTCGCGGCCGGGCCGAAGGCGCCCGCCGCCGGGCCCCGCGTCCCCGGCGTCGACGACCAGGGTCTCGTGGACGCCTCCGGAGTGGTCCCGCAGAACGCCGCCCAGCGCCCGGCCGGCTGGAAGCCGTGGCGGGCGAAGCTGAAGGCGCCCGCCTTCGGCTGCTCGGGGAACGAGCGGGTGCTGGTGTGCCGGACGACGAACGGCACCTTCGAGGCGCTGGACCCGGCGGACGGGAAGCGGCTGTGGGAGGCCAGGCCGAACGTCAAGGACGCCCCGCAGATGAGCTACGTGGGCCCCACCGGCGGCGTCTTCATCGCCCAGGAGGCGGCCCGGCCCCTCGTCCACGACGGCCTCGTCGTGCTCGCGTACGGCGAGCGGGTCCAGGTCCGGGACGCGCGCACGGGCGCGGTGAGGTGGGAGAAGGACGCCTGGGCGCAGCAGGGCGAGGGCAGCCGCCCGGTCGTCGCCGACGGCATGCTCTTCGTCGCGGCGCCGACGGAGAAGGGCCAGGAGAACTACACCGACCACGTCAGCCTGTACGCGTACTCCCTGGCCGACGGGCGCAGGCTGTGGACCAAGACGCTCACCAACAGCGGCCTCGCCCGCTCCGACTTCCGGGACTTCGAGCCCGTCGCCTACGCCCAGGGCCTTCTGTACGCGCTCAGCGACGGCGGGATCATCGCCTACGAGGCGAAGACCGGTGCCGTGCGCGGGCAGGTCGACGACGACGCGCGCACCTGCGAGGAGATCAAGGTGTTCGGGGCGTACGCGTACTGCGTCGACGTCTCCCACAGCGACGGCACCTCGACCCACGCCCACCTGCTCGACTCCGCCACGCTCGCCTCGGTGAAGACGCTGCCCGCGTCGTTCACGGACCAGAAGCCCGCGGTCGTGACCGAGCGGACGGCGGTCGGACTCGACGGCGAGAAGGGCGGGTTGCGCATCTTCGACCCGCGCGACGGCAAGGAGCTGGGCGCCTACCCGGCGAAGCCCGCGCCCGCCGGGCTCTCCCAGGCCTGGTCGGCGCCGCTGCTCGCGGGCGACCAGGTCGTGTACGCGGACTACGCCTCGCTGTACACCGTGCGGCTCGGCAAGGACGGGAAGCCCGCCGGGCTGAAGGTCACGCCGGTGCCGGGGGCGCCCGGTCCGCGCGTCGAGGAGGACGGGTACGACCCGAACTGGGGCAACACCTTCGACAAGATGCTGCGCGCCCCCCAGGCCCTCCCCGTCGGCGGCATCGCCTACCTCGTGTACGACAAGGGTGACGTCGCCTCCGTCGCACTCCCCCGCTGA
- a CDS encoding protein kinase domain-containing protein, translated as MLEALPAGPPRLVGPYRLLARLGAGGMGEVHLACRADEPTADPYRMVAVKTVREDLEVDGDFRTRFRREITAARAVDSPYAARLVDADADAPAPWLATEYVPGPSLAEAVVRSGALPVAAVRALGAALARALDAVHGVKVLHRDLKPANVLLGAGGPKLIDFGIAQAFEATALTSTGLVVGSPGFMSPEHLIGSRAVVPASDVFCLGAVLAFAASGRGPFHDDEMAAVIYRISRAEAELDGVSPELRPIVERCLRLDPAERPSAAELVGLLGGMEVPEAFPWPGGVLSLLAEYGEAARRVGEEAASGAGVADLPTLGPVVPYSPTAVGYRPVEPVVAAPRRRPRGRIAAALVAVAAVGVAGVVFLNRGGEHGGSAGSDGRGPSATTSPSAGTSGPAAPRTLSQVVLPYGGEGHGGDYGTVGSQRSSRPAGWSPWTRRLDAGVGACALAPEVLLCTGAGGAVSALSAADGTVLWSKPGRGAAPRTAPQYPAVVGDLVAVTGGDGVTAYGLKDGAERWKRGLPKGGWAVKGTDLHDGVLYTSYVGTADESSGLVTAVRPGDGGKELWRRRLDVLPEQPVVSGGAVFVPGNGRVLALDARGGTVTARGSDAYGCYAVTVHRDSVLCVGSGDGVTVLDARTLERVRTLGEGVRTAGAPVVSAKGVVVLGDGTHLYEYDLRTGAARAREPQQGERAAFAGDRFLTVQGSKVSSVPVEESSTQSGGRSASFTDPQEVSPRSDGSESVLAAGGALFITLADGLVISGYAP; from the coding sequence GTGCTGGAAGCACTCCCCGCCGGCCCCCCGCGGCTCGTCGGCCCCTACCGCCTGCTCGCCCGGCTCGGCGCGGGCGGCATGGGCGAGGTCCATCTGGCCTGCCGGGCGGACGAGCCGACGGCCGACCCGTACCGGATGGTCGCCGTGAAGACCGTACGGGAGGACCTGGAGGTCGACGGGGACTTCCGGACCCGGTTCCGGCGCGAGATCACGGCGGCGCGGGCGGTCGACAGCCCGTACGCGGCGCGGCTCGTGGACGCGGACGCCGACGCGCCCGCCCCGTGGCTGGCGACCGAGTACGTGCCGGGCCCCTCGCTCGCGGAGGCGGTCGTACGGTCCGGAGCGCTGCCGGTGGCGGCGGTGCGGGCGCTCGGGGCCGCGCTGGCGCGGGCGTTGGACGCGGTGCACGGCGTGAAGGTGCTGCACCGGGACCTGAAGCCGGCGAACGTGCTGCTGGGCGCGGGCGGGCCGAAGCTGATCGACTTCGGCATCGCGCAGGCCTTCGAGGCGACGGCGCTGACCTCGACGGGTCTGGTGGTCGGCTCGCCCGGGTTCATGTCGCCGGAGCACCTGATCGGCAGCCGGGCGGTGGTGCCCGCGTCGGACGTGTTCTGCCTGGGTGCGGTGCTCGCGTTCGCGGCGAGCGGGCGGGGGCCCTTCCACGACGACGAGATGGCGGCGGTGATCTACCGCATCAGCCGGGCCGAGGCCGAACTGGACGGTGTGTCGCCCGAGTTGCGGCCCATCGTGGAGCGGTGCCTGCGGCTCGATCCGGCGGAGCGGCCGTCGGCGGCGGAGCTGGTGGGACTGCTGGGCGGCATGGAGGTGCCGGAGGCGTTCCCGTGGCCGGGCGGGGTGCTGTCGCTGCTCGCCGAGTACGGGGAGGCCGCGCGGCGGGTCGGGGAGGAGGCCGCGTCGGGTGCGGGCGTGGCGGATCTGCCGACGCTCGGGCCGGTGGTGCCGTACTCCCCGACGGCGGTGGGGTACCGGCCCGTGGAGCCCGTCGTGGCGGCACCGCGGCGGCGGCCCCGGGGGCGGATCGCGGCGGCCCTGGTGGCGGTGGCCGCCGTGGGCGTGGCGGGGGTCGTGTTCCTCAACAGGGGCGGCGAGCACGGTGGTTCTGCCGGCTCGGACGGCCGGGGACCGTCCGCGACCACCTCGCCGTCGGCGGGGACGTCCGGTCCCGCCGCCCCGCGCACGCTGAGCCAGGTGGTCCTGCCGTACGGCGGCGAGGGGCACGGCGGCGACTACGGGACGGTCGGCTCCCAGCGCTCCTCGCGTCCTGCGGGCTGGTCCCCGTGGACACGGCGGCTCGATGCGGGGGTGGGGGCCTGCGCGCTCGCGCCGGAGGTCCTGCTCTGCACGGGCGCCGGCGGCGCGGTGTCGGCGCTCTCCGCGGCCGACGGCACGGTGCTGTGGTCGAAGCCGGGCCGCGGCGCCGCGCCGCGGACGGCCCCGCAGTACCCGGCGGTCGTAGGCGACCTGGTGGCCGTCACCGGTGGCGACGGGGTCACGGCGTACGGCCTGAAGGACGGGGCGGAGCGATGGAAGCGGGGGCTGCCGAAGGGCGGCTGGGCGGTGAAGGGCACCGACCTGCACGACGGGGTGCTCTACACCTCGTACGTCGGCACGGCCGACGAGAGCTCGGGCCTCGTGACCGCCGTGCGGCCGGGTGACGGCGGCAAGGAGCTGTGGCGGCGGCGGCTCGACGTCCTGCCGGAGCAGCCCGTCGTGTCGGGTGGCGCGGTCTTCGTACCCGGCAACGGGCGGGTGCTTGCCCTGGACGCCCGCGGCGGCACGGTGACGGCGCGCGGCTCGGACGCGTACGGCTGCTACGCCGTCACCGTGCACCGGGACAGCGTGCTGTGCGTGGGCTCGGGCGACGGGGTGACCGTGCTCGACGCGCGGACGCTGGAGCGGGTGCGGACCCTGGGCGAGGGGGTGCGGACGGCGGGGGCGCCGGTGGTGAGCGCGAAGGGGGTCGTGGTGCTGGGCGACGGCACGCACCTCTACGAGTACGACCTGAGGACGGGCGCCGCCCGTGCACGGGAGCCCCAACAGGGCGAGCGGGCCGCCTTCGCCGGCGACCGGTTCCTCACCGTCCAGGGCAGCAAGGTCTCCTCGGTGCCCGTGGAGGAGTCGTCCACGCAGTCCGGCGGCAGGAGCGCCTCCTTCACCGATCCGCAGGAGGTGTCCCCGCGCAGCGACGGCTCCGAGAGCGTCCTGGCCGCCGGCGGAGCGCTCTTCATCACGCTCGCCGACGGCCTGGTCATCTCCGGCTACGCCCCCTGA